The following proteins are co-located in the Telopea speciosissima isolate NSW1024214 ecotype Mountain lineage chromosome 9, Tspe_v1, whole genome shotgun sequence genome:
- the LOC122640090 gene encoding uncharacterized protein LOC122640090: MGDEREVLIRKSKKDFNRCISHAGDELCSFRSCLRWMCVDQSSIWRACLSWSLFLLLSIVVPLLSHFVLACSNCDARHYRPYDTVIQLSLTAVATLSFFCLSRFVRKYGLRRFLFLDKLREESEQVGFGYIEQLNRSWKLLLVFVLPCFVAESAYKIWWYSSGASRIPFLGNAAVSDAVACTLELCSWLYRTSIFFLMCVLFRMLCSLQILRLQDFALVFLVECDVASALKEHLRIRRHLRIISHRYRAFILFALLFITASQLASLLMTTRSSAVNNIFNAGELALCSITLLTGLLICLRSATKITHKAQSVAGLAAKWHVCATIDSFDGTDSETPVTDQPARPHVRDFPINANGEWEDDETADGDDDLDNTNFMMPIYARTISFHKRQALVTYFQNNGAGFSVFGFMLDRSTLNIIFGVEFSLVLWLLGKVISIS; the protein is encoded by the exons ATGGGGGATGAAAGAGAAGTTCTAATAAGAAAGTCTAAAAAGGACTTCAACAGATGCATTTCTCACGCAGGAGATGAGTTATGCAGCTTCAGGTCATGCCTTCGATGGATGTGTGTGGATCAGTCTAGTATATGGAGAGCTTGTCTTTCCTGGTCTCTATTCCTCCTTCTGTCGATCGTCGTTCCGCTTCTGTCTCATTTCGTCCTCGCCTGCTCAAACTGCGACGCCAGACATTACCGCCCTTATGACACTGTCATCCAATTGTCTCTCACCGCCGTCGCTaccctctccttcttctgtcTCTCCCGCTTTGTTCGTAAGTACGGTCTTCGTCGGTTCCTCTTTCTTGATAAGCTTCGCGAGGAAAGCGAGCAGGTTGGATTTGGATATATAGAGCAACTCAAT AGATCATGGAAGCTACTCCTAGTGTTCGTCCTTCCTTGTTTTGTTGCGGAAAGCGCCTACAAGATATGGTGGTACAGCTCCGGGGCAAGTCGGATTCCTTTCTTGGGAAACGCGGCGGTGAGCGATGCAGTGGCATGTACCTTGGAACTGTGCTCATGGTTGTACCGGACgtccatcttcttcttgatgTGCGTCTTGTTCCGGATGCTCTGCTCTCTGCAAATACTCCGGCTGCAAGATTTTGCCCTAGTTTTCCTAGTGGAATGTGATGTAGCGTCAGCGTTGAAGGAGCACTTGAGGATAAGGAGGCATCTTCGGATCATAAGCCATCGGTACCGagcttttattttgtttgctcTGCTGTTCATCACTGCGAGTCAGCTTGCTTCGTTACTTATGACCACCCGCTCCAGCGCAGTCAATAATATCTTCAATGCTGGTGAATTAGCt TTATGCTCTATCACATTGCTGACGGGGCTATTAATCTGCCTACGGAGCGCCACAAAGATTACACACAAGGCACAGTCAGTGGCAGGCCTTGCTGCCAAGTGGCATGTATGTGCCACGATCGATTCTTTCGATGGTACAGATAGTGAGACACCTGTGACAGATCAGCCGGCTCGACCTCACGTACGTGATTTCCCCATCAATGCCAATGGAGAATGGGAAGACGATGAGACTGCAGATGGAGATGACGATCTCGACAACACAAATTTCATGATGCCTATTTATGCCCGCACCATCTCTTTCCACAAGAGACAGGCACTAG TGACGTATTTTCAAAACAACGGAGCAGGGTTTTCAGTATTCGGGTTCATGTTGGACAGGTCTACACTCAATATCATCTTTGGAGTCGAGTTTTCTCTCGTCCTCTGGTTACTTGGCAAGGTCATCTCTATTTCTtaa